ATTGGATTAAGGTCatcgaaaaaaaataatttttcttattagCTTAGGCGTTGATGATGTGAAaccttctttattattttttggctAGTATCTAtcattcttatttaattttttgatattaTATTATGCCTATGAAATCTTTTTTATTcgtgatatatttttttataaaaatatatttatgttgaattcttaaaaaattacgttacaataatttttatattgatatataatttttatttgcatattatagaaattatttttttaatcaaatataaatatttgaaatattattttttattaaaaaataatacttttttgtgaaatgaaaattttacaatattttattaatataatgtTTAATTTCATATGACAATTGAAAAAACAAACCGTGTTAATCAGTGGCTTACTGACAAACCTTTATTGAGGTAACCTATATATTTCATCAATTACAACTCCATTCCATGATCACAAgaataaaaatagaagaattgATAGGCAAAGCTAACACATAAGTAGAAGCTTTGAgagagaggaaaaaaaaatacgcCCAGGTAACCTTTTTGGCGTCCTAACTGGAAAGTCCATGCATTCTGATTGGATATTGTTGAAGAAATTGCGTGGCGCCAATGTATTCTCTCTTTATGTACAGTACAACAACTCTTCAATAGTGCGTGCTATGCACGTTCGTTCTGACTACCCCCAAAACTCACATTAAACATTTCAAAAAgtcttctcttctctcccttTGAAAGTAAGAACAAAATCTCAAATCTCAAGTCACATCTCCGATTCCGTCAGTACAAACAAAGCATGGAACTCTGTAAACTTTTTCTTCTGTTGTTGACGGTGATGACGGTGGCGGATGCGATATGGATCGAATTGCCGACTTCGGGGACCAAGTGTTTGTCAGAAGATATCCATTCTAACGTCGTCGTTTTGGCTGATTACAGCGTAATCGGTGACGAAGAGCACGCCCAAGCTAATGTTGTCCCCACCATCTCCGTCAAGGTAAGACGCCAATGCTTATGCTCTAATTTTAGCTTATTCATGCTAAGAAAAATTTGATATTGTGAGATGTATAATAGCTGAAGGATGTATACATCCGATTGACCAACTTTCACTTTGTTATTGCATTTGAGGTGAACTAGgtgaattatttttaaattttgaattgataATGCAAGTTAGAGAATGAAACTTATATTATTGAAACCAATGTTATGAATTATATCTAAGAGAAATATtgttttttccaaattttcaaagttatGTTACTACATGATACATATTAGAATTTCTTACGCAAAAGGAGTTTGTTTGCAAAATAGTTAATATCACATAAATAGAGATAGACGAATAGACTTTAATCCATATCAACAAAGTAACAAGATTAGCTAAGTCTCAACTACTAAGGTAGACACTGACATAGTTGGTTTATCCTTCAACACTCCAATACTTACTTTTAGTCTTTGTCATGGCGAGACTGTGTTGAATTTATAGTGTGTTTTGTGTGCCACTTTAGTTCTTAAGAATTAAGATTGACTTGTGTATTCTATAGTTAAATAAGTTTTTTCTTAAGGTGGAAGGCACTAATTGGTTCTCTCGTGGATATAGTGAATCATAAAGTTAGCTCAAACTATTTCCTCAACTATATACTATAGTAAAGATGGCATCAACTTTATTCCGGGAAATAAACAAGATCATCTGTTTTTGTGCTTACTCCAATTTGCTTAATATAAAGACAAGGTTGCAAGTTGGTTTCTTTGAGGAAGATCATGCTTGTATATTTTGAAGTTGGGAAAAAGTTATGCTACCGTACATAGAAGTTCAATATAGATCTACTTTTAGAAGCCTCACCTGTCCAAATACTACTTTGGAGCCCATTTTGGATTGATTTGTTTTAGGTGCTTTTAAGCACTTTTGTAGTGTttggtaaaataaaaaagtgcTTTTAAGACCTTGTTTTTAagcaaaaataacaaaaataagtcaaaagtcCATCCAACAGGCTCTAATCAATTTATCCCGTAACTAGCATCTTTTAAAGCATAGATGCTTTTTCGTCATTCTAAAATCAAATTCTATGAGACATTTCATTGATTCAACAATAGAGCCAAAGAAAAAGACATGCCTTCAAAAAAAGATGTTAAGAATCTGAGAAGCTAGTCAGAGAGAGAGGGATAGATTGCTTTGTGACTAACACTAGAGATCTATTACAAAATaattgttataatattttgagaaaaGACATAAACACATCATTGAAATTGTcccattttttcaaaaaaacacCTTAACTTTGTGGGCGTCCTATTACCCCACAAAACTATTGAAAACCTTTGTAAATGGACCATTTTAACCCATTTTGGCATCTGTGGAGACGCGCGTGATGctcacctcacccttttaattaatttaatttaattaaaactcACACCCGACCCGAATCGTTTGAAAATGAAGagtctttctctttcttttcattttcattttcattctCTTTCTTAGTTCTTAGGTTGTCTCTTTGATTTCCAAGTTTGTTCGAAGATTGCTGCAATTTCCACTTTTCTTGGTCAAAATTATTGAAGTTCTAGCTGAGTAAACAAATGCAAAAGCTATTAACCCTAGCATCGCTGCTAGACCGGCAAATAAGTACAATGCCGGAGAATGCCGCGGCGATGTCTGAAAACTCTCCGCCAGCGAAAATGTAGTTTTTACGGTTGATTCTACTGGTTCCATTGTTGACGGAGTAGCAATAAAGGTTCTCACAGTTCTCAGtttttttcctcaattttttttcttttcttcttagaTTGAGAAATAAAAGAGATGGTGTATGTGTATTTATAACTAGTTGTAAAAATGGAATAAAAGGTTTTGTTCGTCATAATTTTTAAGAGGGAATACACAATATTTTATACTAATCTTTCTCTTTTGTGCAGAATATAGAATTTCcctattttctatttttaaaaaattgattttctttatgaaatttcatctaattttttttattaatattaagtTCATTTTTAATTCCTGATTACTTGTAGTTATATTTGAGGTGATTTCAAAACCTAAACACGAAATATATCTTGATTTctcaaatttaaaagaaattaagaagaaaTTATGCCTTTTCGGACAATAAATTAACTTTTCAgataataaattaaatcaaattctTACCTTTTGAGCTGATTTCATTAGAGAGAGTACAAAAATGGCCTCATCAGCTCTTTTTAGAATTTGGGGAAGAAGGTGTATTTAATAGAGAAAAGGAATGAAATGTGGCGCTTTTTTATTGGTTTTGGGAAGAAAAAAAGAGCCTCATGCGCGTTAGCTGCGTGTTGATAGATGCCGGGCCAAAATGGGTCGAAATGGTTCATTTACAAAGGTTTTAAATAGTTTTGTGGGGTAATAGGACGCCCGCAAAGTTAAGGtgtctttttgaaaaaattggaCAAATTCAGTGGTGTGTTTATgtctttttctaatatttttaacaGTTATTTACAGTTTCTTAGCATTATTTCCATGCATGACATGTgtagacaatttttttttcgaGGTCAATTAAGGATGAAATGTTTCATGCTAATACTATAGTTCAACACCGCTTTATCGGGAAAAAGAAAACATTGTAGTTTAACACTTATATTCGACAATTTACTTGATCTATTACTGGTTGTTTGGTACGGAGGATGAGAGAGACAAAATTATCATATGGATTGGAATATCCCATGGGATTGGTTATTCCATCATATACATGGGATAAATAATTCCAGGACTAACTAATACTCCCTAAACAAATAATCCTGTATTTTATCTTAGGATTATTATCCCTTATCCCTCATAGCAAGCAACCCCTTACTGATTAAATCATATATAAACAAGGGAGGTCTCTTGTCCAAATTGAGAAGATGCAGGGAGAGGGTCAGGGTCTTAGATGGATTTTAGGTGTTATCCAAAATGAAATGTGTTTTTCCTGTAAAAGTGCTCTATATTGCTTGAATCATCTCAAGTCAGATAAGCAGCATAACTTCTTGAAATTGTTAATTAACCTTGAGAAAAGTAATTTCCTTTTGCACTTTTTTCACTAATGGTGCAGTTTTAATGAGCTAGATCATTGCAACATTCTTTTTAGGTCACATCACCATTTGGAAACAATCTTTACCATAAAGAGAATGTAACTCATGGTCAATTTGCCTTCACAACCACTGAGGCTGGTAACTATTTGGCATGCTTTTGGATGGACAACCATGCCCCCGGGGCTAAAGCTGTTACTATCGGTATTGACTGGAAGACGGGAATCAGTGCAAAGGATTGGGAATCAGTTGCAAGGAAGGAAAAGATAGAAGTAAGTTCACAAGTATATATTTTCCATCTACACCAATTCCCTCCAAGGCCAGATTAGGAGGGGATTACTTATTGTGTATGCTCCTCTTTTTTAACTCCACACGTTGTATTCTTTCATCATATGCTTTTCCCTTGTAGGGTGTAGAACTTGAGTTGGTGAAACTTGAAGGGATAGTGCAAGCCATTCATGAAAATTTAGAGTACCTGAAGGATAGGTAAGTACATACTAGCTTTTCAAATGTGTTCCACATCCTGGATTATATATGTTTTCTGTTTGTTTTCATTTCTATTGCGAatactttgaatttttgatatTATACATTTCCCTCTTGTTTTATGGTTCTCTCGTGAGTGTATGTGCCAATATTGGTTTCTAACCCCTCAAGTTTTGTtccattttataaatttatgagTAATATTTCCCACTAGGAGTCTGCATCTGCATATTTATAGTGATAAGAAGCAGGTTTTTTCATGCAGTATCAAAAGACAATGGAGGAAATTTATCGTGGAGAAAGGAATGTAGGATAGTGGATAAGTTATAATTATATACTCAAATTGGTAATTCTCTGATACTGTCCTTAATTTAGAGAAAGCAACAAGTAATGGCAAATAGTGTCAAAAATGTCAAGGGTTAATAGACTTTGGTTTTCGTAGTGAACATAATCGCTGCTGTACTTCTTATTGGATTTGACCAATGAAGATACTCTTAATAAGGAAGTGCATTGTAAATCACCAGTTTTGAGACAATAAGAAATGGAAAAGCTAATTGatcaaaaaattctttttctttttttcacctttttcatGAAGAAATGACGAAAACATTCTTGCAGAAGCTTGGTGTAACCGATGCTTTTATCCTTCTTTTGTCTTCTACCTCACAATTAACATGGTGTTTTCTTGTATCTCGTCCGCAGGGAAGCAGTAATGAGGGAAGAAAGTGAGAAAACCAATGCTAGAGTGGCATGGTTAAGTATAATGTCCCTTGGTATATGCATAGCAGCTGCAGTTCTGCAAGTACTCTATCTGAAGAACTTCTTTCACAAGAAAAAGCTTATTTAGATTTGACAAATTTTGCAAGTTGTTGCATCACACAAAATCTACAGTAGCTTACAGATAGATCAATTACAACTCTTTTTTTTCCACTTGtattcatatttttgtttctgcAATGGACTAGACTGTGATCTACAGTGAACGAAAATGCCGGATAACATATATTTTGTAAGAGAAACTATTAGTGCCCTATGATCAGGGGACAAGCGCAACCCAAATGTACCAACATTCTTCTACTTTTAGTTGAGCAAATCTATCTATACTCTCATACGGTTTTATAACTTGTCACTACGATTCGCAGTTTGAATTTGAAACAGCTTTATGATTAGCATTATCCTTAATAGTAGCATATCAGTTCCTACCAAGCTATGCTTCCCACGAGAAGTAAAAAATAGAAAGCCTGCCTTTGTGGTTTTCTATTCATTATAAATTGCTTTCATGTAATTTTTCAGTTTTtgcatgttctcttcagttttATTTGAACTATAAATTGATTTCATGAATcgaaaaatcaaaattcaagcTTTTCCTTATTTTCTGAAATTGTTGTCGGAAGTTTTTCTTCTTCCTATACTTTCGGCGAATTGCTCCTACGAGATATGAATCTCCTACTTACCGGCAATAACATCTTCGCGCCTCAATCCCAAACTACTCTCTATTTGGGTATGTCTTATTCAAATACTTAAgactttattctattttttatgaACAAACTAGTATTCTCCAAAATAGATGTTCCTTAAATTCTACACTAtaacaaaacaaaaaacaaaaagaacaaaataaaCTTCCTAGATTACCAGAATTTTTGCTTGGGACAATCAGAACAAAAATGGCAACTTAGCATAGAAGATATTCTTTTTCAACTGAAGAAACTATgtataaatttaaatactaCAAATTTAGTATCTCGCCCTTTTGTGTTCAACGCCACAATTAGTTTCGTTCGACGCCCCAAccccttctcttcttctttttattttcgtTTCTCAATGAATCatgtactaaaagtgacaaaacctactaacttattttaataaatatggaataagtggtataatatattaattaaattattactttagcccaccaattaaattagttatctaaagttacccctcaactaaataaccgtagttatcgaatagtccaaaatattcattaaaattTACGGGATaagtcttttataaaataaaaagctctagtattcaaaatgacctaatgggttgttacaagtataaaaataaaaagtattgaTTGtgcatagataaataatcaagaactcaacaGAGGTAACATATCAAGAAAATCTTTCAATTCTTAGATTAAAAAGCAACTAAATAGTCAATAATCCTCATAATTCATAACATATAAAGCAAATGCATAAGCAAATTGCAAAGGGAGAAATTATTGGAGTTCCATACACTCAAGATGGATCCCTTTTTTGTTCCATCGAATAAGAATGTACAACTTACTATAATAAAAAACAGAACAGTAACTTAGTCAtagaacaacaaaaaaaaagaaaaaaatagagataGAACAGAGcagcaaaacaaaaaaaagaaaaacaacagAGCATGACAGTAGCATTACAAACAGGCATACGCAGTAACTGAAAACctaaaattagaagaaaaaaagaagaagaaaagaatataGTAACACTACTTAATTATCATTACAAATAGAAAATTGAAAACAAGAGAAGAGAAACATACGCAATAGAGAAacagaaagagaagaagaagaagagaagaggaacTAACCTTAACAGCATTCGAAAAAGGAGGGAAAGTATTTGAAAAAACTGAAGTAAGTATTTTTACagaatgttttttaaaaaaaactagttAGCGCTTATCTCACTTGAGGAAgtcttttctctcttttatcAAAAGAATTCGCTTCTTCAATATCGCCTCACTTCAAGGCAGTAATGCATAGCTTGTCGCTTCGCTTCTTGCTTTAAGCGAGGAAGAGCCCGCTTTTAATAACACTGTCCCACATCGATTGTACAACAGATGGATTTCTTCGATTTATTCCATAAACTCTTACTGCTTATATGCTTCACACTTGTCTTGTATCGAAATGTCAAAATCAATTACCTCATTCTCACTCTTATTTGTGAACTGCATTCTGTGTTTTTGCATCTATGTAAAGTGTGGAAAAATGTCCAACATGATAAAAACAAAAGATGAAAAGacaaatgaaaatttatttgaTAATTTCTCAAATTAATTACAAAAAACTTCTTTGTAAActacattttttatttcatttgtcATTTTTCCATCATCATCATCGTAATCCAAAATCTTTAACCCTTTCCTATTTGTAATCTATGAAAAATTAACATACAGTTGTCCATGAGTAAACActaatttcatcaaaaataatCTTACATGAGTCAACGATTGACCTtgacttttattgatgatcatGGCAAATAAGACAATGATAGAAAATTTTCTTTGTTGGAATTTAAAAGGTATTCTTGCATCAGATGGAATCAATATCATTCTTGGGACAAACACTTTTTCTCCTACCATTTTGCCTGCAAAACCTTAGCTTCAATAACCCGATTTCGAAGTCTTGTGATGATCAGCCTTGTGCCATTGATCTATAATTCTCAATAACATCACGGGTACACCTGTCTTCAATATGATTGAGTGATTTGGAATTCTAGAACACTTAATGCTATTTAGAAATTCTAGAGTGTGTACATGCTTCAACGCTATAAAAGAATGATCAGAAATACAAACTGAATCTGAACTTAAATATGTCTTATCAAGATTATGATTAAGTGAAATCATATATTCATTGATTGACTCCACCATGTCGAGAGTTGGAGCAAGAATTTCTCTATGTTGAAGGTAATTTATGTCACtgaaataactaaaataatCAGGATATGTACTCTCCACAATTGCCGATGTTGGATCATCACAATCATTTATAAGAAGATCATTAGGAATTTGAATTGTTTCAATGCCATCAATAGAGCTTTCAATATTTCTATCACCAATTGCCAAAATCCAATTAGAAAAATTGGCTCTGTCTTCTAGTGCCTAAAAGATTTCCTTGAATTTAAAGTGGCATTAACAATATCTTGCTTGTTCCCTTTATAATAACGGGCAAAATCTATCTGAAGTCATCATCAAGAATAATTATTTTCCTCCAAAAGGTTTATCTAAGATGGATGTGTTCTTAAACCTAAGAATATCTCTAAGAGTTTGATCAAGATATTAAAACAATATCTACACATCATTGGTGCCTCATTCCAAATAATCAGTTTTACCTTGACAATTAAATTTACGAGAGGACTGCCTTGCTTTATATTGCATGTTGCATCTtcagttggattaagaggaattGAAAATCTCGAATGAGTTATTCGACCACCTGATAACAAAAGAGATGCAATGCCACGTGATGCAACAGTTAATAAAATATCTCCTCTAAATCATATGCCCGAACACAAAGTCCTCCAAATAAAAGTTTTGTCAGTTTCTCCATGACCATATAAAAAGAACAATCCACTTTTGTCTTCATTCATTACTGTCATTCTTTTTAACATAAACTGACTTTTGTTCCGCTGTCAAATTCGTTAATAATTATTGGTGTTCTTCCAATAAAGAGCTCTTGTTATAACGCAATTCATCACGGATTAATCTATTGGTAATGTctactttttcttcattgtaaaTAGACCTTGACATAGTTGAAAAATCCTGAAAACTTCTTCCACAACCTTTCAAAacttttttcaacttttgcaAACAACTATTTCTTAATTCATCATTTGTCATCTCTGcctctaaaagaaaaaaaattaaggctCAAATTTGAATGCTAATATTATATAAGaatatcatattttcatatttatacaAAATATTTGGTATTAGATAAACTTTTAGTTATATTAGTTATTTTTAATTCTGAATTTGTACCTGAATTTGATAGCAATACTCTTTCTTCATCGAGGATATCTTTTGATAATAATTGTCATGTTAATTGCCAAACATATTCTGGTAGTGACATCGAATTgcacaataacaacataccaaATTATTGTTTAAGATACGATGGAATTCCCTAGTCACTTGCTTCCTTTATAGCATCAACATACTCCTTATCATTATCTAATAAATCAAGTGCATAACATGTACCTCTGAAAATGGTGTGGACATaattgttgattttttaaagATCCTCATAGCACCTCTAATGACGTTTAACAATAATATGAGATAATATAACTCACCACTTTCGGGTAGAGCTATCAAACTGGGTTGGCCCAATCCAATCTAACCCAATCCTAAAGGGCTAGCGAGTTAAATAGGTTAGAACGGGCTGACACTTTTAACTAAAGGACCTATAAAATAGCAGCACAATCCAGTCCTAAGTGGGCTATGGGTTGGGACGGGTTGACCTTTCAATCAAAACATAGACAATATTGGTCTCTTAGAAAGACTATCGAACATTGATAAACACAACACTAGTATGTCAAAAATTCGTATGTCCATTAACTGCACAAACTTTAGTGGAATACTTACAAAATAACATAATAGGCAAGATACAGCAATCAACATTTATAATATCCATCAAAAAACATACATTacattatcatttttttataaaCTAGACAAGAAATGAGAAATGAAAGATTAGGCATAAACACAAAAGTAAAAAAGGTTAAAGATTCATAGTTATAAGAACTTAAATTGCCTAAATCCTGaagatttgaaaaataaaacactacttaaaatatatataataaatatttttaaacgtTATGAACCATGGGCTAGCCTCTGATGCTGGCAGGTTGAGCCTACGAGGCTAAGCTAAAAAGCCTCATTCCTAAATAGGCTAAAAAAATTTAGTCCAATCCCATTTAATTTAAGGATTGGGTTGAACCGTCCTGTAATACCCATAATAATATTAAGGGCACATATGTCATTTAGATTCCTTTAAAAAGAAGGGCTAAAGCCCAAACAGAATTGGCAGCAACGTTTCTCtctaagaaaagaaaggaaTGAGTGGGGATTAAGGGATTGGGACTCTGCGTAGCAACAAAAAAAACTAAGAAGAAGGGCAGTGAGGCTCTGCATCATCTTTCAGTGTCAaagcaaagaaaaaaatatatatcaaagcTTTGCCAAATATTATAGAGGAAAAGTGAAAGAGGAGGTAAATTTTTCTGAACTTATGTCAAAGATTAAAATTTGTAAAttccatgattattgaattggGGTTGTGAGTTTAAGAAAATAGGATTAAAGAAATAGACAAAAATATGTTAAATGCTCATGTTTATGTCTTCTATTGGGTGCAAGCAAATTGATGCccttagaaaaaataataggCAGTGTGATGTTCTTAGTCTTAAGCACTAGTTGGTATACTTCTTGGTAAGGAATTGAATGAATGGATTGTATAAATAGGTTGAAATGGTTGAGGATATGAACTTTGtttgtttgaattattcctAACATGAATAGGTAGGATTCGACGAATGGATAGTCAATCTTGAAATCCTGAGTTTTGGTTATTCTAACATTAGTATGAATTAGCCTTAAATGAAGAAAATTAATACGAGATGAATATGATGTGATTATAGATTGATTGAAGGGAGCCATGCGAAATTGTTTGAGGTGACAAGTTTGGTACTTCGACACGAGTACTATGAGTAGTAATCTTACCACAATTTGTGTTTTATAACTTTCATGATTTGTACATGGTTTATAAAGTGAATGTGTTATCAAATGGTTCGAATTTGCATGTGAGACAAGTCTTTTACTTGATATGATATCAAAATGGCTATTTGAGATGATCTCACATTTATTTGACAAGTTTATTGAGAATTAAAATATGATTGTCGTTATTGAAAGGGTTTGACACTtgtgaaataatattttgacatGTATTTTCGTTATAGTTTGATATACTATGATTTGATAAGACTTAAATAGTttgtttgattttgaaaatgcaTTCTTATAAGTATTTATTGttataaagaaaagaataagTGGGAGCAGACCTTGATGGATCCCGTAGCTAACGGCGGGTTCGTTAGACCTACTGCACCTTGTAGTTATAGATTATCGATATAGCCCTCGCTAGTGGAAAGGTAGAACTAGCATACCGTTATTGATATTCCTCAGAAAGTGATCTTCTGATATGAAAATTAAACTCCTTTATGAGGGGCCACACCGATTACATGTTTCATTCTTGGAAAACTcccaaatataatatttgatatgGAAGTGTTTTGTTGAGTTTATTACTATATATTTACATTTGTTTTGCTTACATGAGATAAATGAGATTTGATATTGTTATCATTTTTCTGAAAAGACAGTTATTTCATGAGTTTGACTATCATGCTAGCATGTTTTCTGACTTGTCCCTTATTAAAATGGTTGTGTTAAGTGTTATTACTTAGTGAGAAAGTGTCTCTGTCACGCcttgagagggtaccctaaacGTGACcagcactcgaaaaccatttctggctttcaagcgaaccacctgattgaGTCACACT
This region of Solanum dulcamara chromosome 9, daSolDulc1.2, whole genome shotgun sequence genomic DNA includes:
- the LOC129904371 gene encoding transmembrane emp24 domain-containing protein p24delta3-like; this encodes MELCKLFLLLLTVMTVADAIWIELPTSGTKCLSEDIHSNVVVLADYSVIGDEEHAQANVVPTISVKVTSPFGNNLYHKENVTHGQFAFTTTEAGNYLACFWMDNHAPGAKAVTIGIDWKTGISAKDWESVARKEKIEGVELELVKLEGIVQAIHENLEYLKDREAVMREESEKTNARVAWLSIMSLGICIAAAVLQVLYLKNFFHKKKLI